The following proteins come from a genomic window of Gemmatimonadota bacterium:
- the atpD gene encoding F0F1 ATP synthase subunit beta: MANVGKVVQVIGPVLDVEFDPENLPEIYNALSLKGTTESGQSIDLVAEVQQHIGRGQVRAVAMSSTDGVLRGMDVLDTGQAITVPVGEAALGRILNVLGEPVDEMGPVGEGQKLERWPIHREAPRFDQLEPKTEIFETGIKVIDLLAPYVKGGKTGLFGGAGVGKTVIIQELINNIAMEHGGRSVFCGVGERTREGNDLWLEMTESGVIKQTSLVFGQMNEPPGARLRVGLAGLTIAEYFRDVEKQDVLLFIDNIFRFTQAGSEVSALLGRMPSAVGYQPTLGTEMGELQERITSTREGSITSVQAIYVPADDLTDPAPATAFTHLDATTVLSRAISEKGIYPAVDPLDSTSRILDPNFIGERHYRVARETQRILQRYKELQDIIAILGMDELSEEDKVLVGRARRIERFLSQPFHVAEQFTGLPGRYVKLEETIESFERVAAGEFDHLPEQAFYMKGGIAEVIADAERMAG, encoded by the coding sequence ATGGCGAACGTTGGAAAGGTCGTCCAGGTCATCGGCCCCGTCCTCGATGTCGAGTTCGACCCCGAGAACCTGCCCGAGATCTATAACGCGCTCTCTCTGAAGGGCACCACCGAGAGCGGCCAGAGCATCGATCTGGTGGCCGAGGTCCAGCAGCACATCGGGCGCGGACAGGTGCGCGCGGTCGCGATGTCGTCGACGGACGGCGTGCTGCGCGGCATGGACGTGCTCGACACCGGTCAGGCGATCACGGTTCCGGTCGGTGAGGCGGCGCTGGGCCGCATCTTGAACGTGCTCGGCGAGCCGGTGGACGAGATGGGCCCCGTGGGCGAGGGCCAGAAGCTGGAGCGCTGGCCGATCCACCGCGAGGCTCCGCGCTTCGACCAGCTCGAGCCCAAGACCGAGATCTTCGAGACGGGCATCAAGGTCATCGATCTGCTCGCGCCCTACGTGAAGGGCGGCAAGACCGGCCTCTTCGGCGGAGCGGGCGTCGGCAAGACGGTGATCATCCAGGAGCTCATCAACAACATCGCCATGGAGCACGGCGGACGTTCCGTGTTCTGCGGGGTGGGTGAGCGGACCCGTGAAGGCAACGACCTCTGGTTGGAGATGACCGAGTCGGGAGTCATCAAGCAGACTTCGTTGGTCTTCGGGCAGATGAACGAGCCTCCGGGTGCCCGCCTTCGGGTCGGGTTGGCTGGCCTGACCATCGCCGAGTACTTCCGCGACGTGGAGAAGCAGGACGTGCTTCTCTTCATCGACAACATCTTCCGCTTCACGCAGGCAGGCTCCGAGGTGTCCGCCCTGCTGGGGCGCATGCCCTCGGCCGTCGGATACCAGCCGACGCTCGGCACCGAGATGGGCGAGCTGCAAGAGCGCATCACGTCCACCCGCGAGGGCTCCATCACCTCGGTGCAGGCCATCTACGTGCCCGCCGACGACTTGACCGATCCGGCGCCCGCCACGGCCTTCACGCACCTGGACGCGACCACGGTGCTCTCCCGCGCGATCTCGGAGAAGGGCATCTATCCGGCGGTCGATCCGCTGGACTCGACCTCCCGGATCCTGGATCCGAACTTCATCGGCGAGCGGCACTACCGGGTGGCCCGGGAGACGCAGCGGATTCTGCAGCGCTACAAGGAGCTGCAGGACATCATTGCGATTCTGGGCATGGACGAGCTCTCCGAAGAAGACAAGGTGTTGGTGGGCCGCGCTCGCCGCATCGAGCGCTTCCTCTCGCAGCCGTTCCACGTCGCCGAGCAGTTCACCGGTCTACCGGGCCGCTACGTCAAGCTCGAGGAGACCATCGAGTCCTTCGAGCGTGTGGCAGCGGGTGAGTTCGACCACCTGCCGGAGCAGGCCTTCTACATGAAGGGCGGCATCGCGGAGGTCATCGCCGATGCCGAGAGAATGGCAGGCTGA
- the atpH gene encoding ATP synthase F1 subunit delta — protein MRDESVARNYAEALLELAERHEGIEAYGSWMESVAELIAQNRKLALFLGTPRIDAQAKKRVLKTALGDQVPRPFLNFLLITIDKRRQRLFGAINEAYQRLLDERLGRERVEVTVAHPLDENARAELATHLSGLLGKQAIPQVRVRPDILGGVVVKSGDRIFDGSVRHKMERLRRRMLQTEL, from the coding sequence GTGAGGGACGAGTCCGTCGCCCGCAACTATGCCGAGGCGCTGCTGGAACTGGCCGAGCGTCATGAAGGAATCGAGGCGTACGGCTCCTGGATGGAGTCGGTGGCCGAGCTCATCGCCCAGAACCGGAAGCTGGCTCTCTTCCTGGGTACGCCGCGCATCGACGCACAGGCCAAGAAGCGGGTGCTCAAGACCGCGCTGGGAGATCAGGTCCCCCGTCCGTTCCTGAACTTTCTGCTGATCACCATCGACAAGCGTCGGCAACGCTTGTTCGGCGCGATCAACGAGGCCTACCAACGGCTCCTGGACGAGCGCTTGGGTAGGGAGCGGGTGGAAGTGACCGTGGCGCACCCATTGGACGAGAATGCGCGAGCGGAGTTGGCCACGCACCTCAGCGGGTTGCTCGGCAAACAGGCCATTCCCCAGGTGCGGGTGCGGCCGGACATCCTGGGGGGCGTGGTGGTGAAGTCCGGCGACCGGATCTTCGACGGTTCCGTGCGCCACAAGATGGAACGCCTGCGGCGCCGGATGCTCCAGACGGAGCTCTGA
- a CDS encoding phosphosulfolactate synthase, which yields MAAQSFLDLPERTEKPRQKGLTVLIDNGVPGGRFHDVLESQRSLIDLVKFGWGTALVTPDLQRKLGVLKDCGVDFFFGGTLFEKALLQGRLDGLRAFMRSCGCTHIEVSNGSITLSNREKARYIREFAEEFTVLSEVGYKDVARSQELFPAQWIEYIAEDLEAGARWVITEARESGKSGICRADGELRYGLVAEILDSALPKDRLIFEAPNKELQVEFIRRIGPNANLANIALTDVIGLETLRLGLRSDTLMTFPNTPATAAPAVEAQPSSSRPRLGVV from the coding sequence ATGGCTGCGCAGTCCTTTCTAGACCTCCCCGAGCGTACGGAAAAGCCCCGTCAGAAGGGCCTGACCGTCCTGATCGACAACGGGGTGCCAGGGGGGCGTTTCCACGACGTGCTGGAATCGCAGCGCTCCCTGATCGACCTGGTGAAGTTCGGGTGGGGCACCGCGCTGGTGACGCCGGACCTCCAGCGCAAGCTGGGAGTGCTGAAGGACTGCGGCGTGGACTTCTTCTTCGGGGGGACGCTCTTCGAGAAGGCACTGCTGCAGGGCCGTCTCGATGGCCTGCGTGCGTTCATGCGCTCGTGCGGATGCACGCACATCGAGGTCTCGAACGGGAGCATCACGCTCAGCAACCGCGAGAAGGCTCGGTACATCCGGGAGTTCGCGGAGGAGTTCACGGTGCTCAGCGAAGTGGGCTACAAGGACGTGGCTCGCTCGCAGGAGCTGTTTCCTGCCCAGTGGATCGAGTACATCGCGGAGGACCTGGAGGCCGGGGCGCGCTGGGTCATCACCGAGGCGCGCGAGTCCGGGAAGTCAGGGATCTGCCGCGCGGATGGTGAGCTACGTTACGGGTTGGTGGCCGAGATCCTGGATTCGGCCCTGCCCAAGGACCGACTCATCTTCGAAGCGCCCAACAAGGAGCTTCAGGTCGAGTTCATCCGCCGCATCGGACCCAACGCCAACCTGGCCAACATCGCCCTGACCGACGTGATCGGGTTGGAGACGCTGCGACTCGGCTTGCGCTCCGACACCCTGATGACGTTTCCCAACACCCCGGCTACGGCAGCCCCCGCAGTCGAAGCGCAGCCGTCCTCGTCGCGGCCGCGTCTGGGAGTGGTCTGA
- a CDS encoding lipopolysaccharide biosynthesis protein, whose amino-acid sequence MPDRIEQRSTETIHTEVPISPSRLQAETQTPGSPGDPPPASPGSLDRSLVTGVAWTSAGKFAVQLVRWLSTLLIARILAPADYGIVGMAVLFTGLIALVSEFGVGAAIVHRQDRLSEDQIARLGGVALLTGLGLAGLSALAAPLVAGFFSEPGVRPVVMALSLQFVSEALRVVPRSLMTRDLQFRALALIEVVEGVVLALATLTLALLGAGYWALVGGLLIHSAVGTIASFLVRSHRIAWPRDLRSILSEVKFGFHLVLSRIGWYTYSNADFGVIGRIFGKSPLGDYTIGWNLASVPVERITSIVSRIALPIFSRLQDDAVEFRRSLRNITQALSIITFPVAVGLALVAEPFVLVVLGDKWVGAIEPLRILALAAVLRSITPVLSPALIGIGRPDLASRFSLFGALVLPAAFVVAALRWGMVGVAWVWLLVYPVLAFGLQLRWTCRESGLRVRNYLLALWPATAGTAGMAAVVLFVEWEFLRGTAPVVSLFVSSAVGMIAYGLIMGVVFREKSVRMLELVRSLRS is encoded by the coding sequence TTGCCGGATCGAATCGAGCAGCGATCGACCGAAACGATCCACACCGAGGTTCCCATCTCTCCGTCGCGCCTCCAGGCCGAGACACAGACGCCGGGTAGCCCCGGCGATCCGCCTCCGGCGAGCCCGGGCTCTCTGGATCGGTCGCTGGTTACCGGGGTCGCCTGGACCAGTGCCGGCAAGTTCGCGGTGCAGCTGGTCCGCTGGCTTTCCACGCTGCTCATCGCGCGGATCCTCGCCCCCGCCGACTATGGCATCGTCGGCATGGCCGTGCTGTTCACAGGGCTGATCGCGCTTGTCTCGGAGTTCGGCGTGGGCGCGGCCATCGTGCACCGCCAGGACCGGCTGAGCGAGGATCAGATCGCGCGCCTGGGGGGTGTGGCGCTGCTCACCGGCCTGGGGCTGGCCGGCCTCTCGGCGCTGGCCGCACCACTCGTGGCTGGGTTCTTCTCCGAGCCCGGAGTCCGGCCCGTGGTGATGGCGCTGAGCCTCCAGTTCGTGTCCGAAGCACTGCGCGTGGTGCCTCGCTCCCTGATGACCCGCGACCTACAGTTTCGCGCGCTGGCGCTGATCGAGGTGGTCGAGGGGGTGGTCCTGGCGCTTGCGACCCTCACGCTGGCGCTGCTGGGCGCCGGGTATTGGGCCCTGGTCGGGGGTCTCCTCATCCACTCTGCGGTGGGAACCATCGCCAGCTTCCTGGTCCGGAGTCACCGCATCGCGTGGCCCCGAGACCTGCGGAGCATCCTGTCCGAGGTGAAGTTCGGGTTCCACCTCGTCTTGAGTCGCATCGGCTGGTACACGTATTCGAATGCGGACTTCGGGGTGATCGGCCGCATCTTCGGCAAGTCGCCTCTGGGCGACTACACCATCGGCTGGAACCTGGCCAGCGTACCGGTCGAGCGGATCACGAGCATCGTCTCGCGCATCGCCCTCCCGATCTTCTCGCGCCTGCAGGACGATGCCGTAGAGTTCCGCCGCTCCCTTCGCAACATCACGCAGGCCCTGAGCATCATCACCTTCCCCGTCGCCGTGGGGTTGGCCCTGGTGGCCGAACCGTTCGTTCTGGTGGTGCTGGGCGATAAATGGGTAGGAGCCATCGAACCCCTGCGAATCCTGGCGCTGGCGGCCGTCCTTCGCTCGATCACGCCGGTGCTGTCCCCGGCCTTGATCGGGATCGGCCGCCCGGACCTGGCATCCCGCTTCTCCCTTTTCGGAGCGCTGGTGCTCCCGGCCGCCTTCGTCGTGGCGGCCTTGCGCTGGGGCATGGTCGGCGTGGCCTGGGTCTGGTTGCTCGTCTATCCGGTCCTGGCCTTTGGGCTGCAACTGCGCTGGACCTGCCGCGAATCGGGGTTGCGGGTACGCAACTACCTGCTCGCCCTTTGGCCGGCCACCGCCGGGACGGCGGGAATGGCCGCGGTCGTGCTGTTTGTGGAGTGGGAGTTCCTGCGGGGCACTGCGCCCGTCGTATCGCTGTTTGTGAGTAGCGCGGTGGGAATGATCGCCTATGGGCTGATCATGGGTGTGGTGTTCCGAGAGAAGTCGGTGCGGATGCTGGAGCTGGTGCGGTCCCTCCGGAGTTGA
- the atpG gene encoding ATP synthase F1 subunit gamma, with product MAKAREIKRRIRSVDNTAKITRTQEMVATSKLKRATDRVHAARPYAEAIGDVVKSLFSPSLGKEYPLLRQPAEVRRAAVLLLTANRGFAGAFNANLIREGNRLLHELRSQGMEVELHVVGKKGAVYFRFRGEPIASTDLSVTDRPTPEDAERLVAPLRDRFAAGELDAVYVISSIFRSAMSAPPVSRLLLPVQAEPGAKSTADAFILSPSAGDILEGLLPAYVRNTVYRSLVENAAAEQGARRTAMKNATDKAGEMLESLTRTYNRARQAQITQEIAEIVGGAAALE from the coding sequence GTGGCCAAAGCACGCGAGATCAAGCGACGGATCCGCTCCGTCGACAATACGGCGAAGATCACACGCACCCAGGAGATGGTCGCCACCTCCAAGTTGAAGCGTGCTACCGACCGTGTTCACGCGGCACGCCCGTACGCGGAGGCCATCGGCGACGTGGTGAAGAGCCTCTTCTCCCCGTCGCTTGGGAAGGAATACCCTCTGCTGCGCCAGCCTGCCGAGGTCCGTCGGGCAGCCGTGCTGCTGCTTACGGCCAATCGAGGTTTCGCCGGGGCCTTCAACGCCAACCTCATCCGCGAAGGCAACCGCCTCTTGCACGAGTTGCGTAGCCAGGGGATGGAGGTGGAGTTGCACGTGGTCGGGAAGAAGGGGGCTGTGTACTTCCGTTTTCGGGGTGAGCCCATCGCTTCTACGGACCTCTCGGTGACGGATCGCCCCACGCCGGAGGATGCCGAGCGGCTCGTGGCACCGCTCCGAGATCGATTCGCGGCGGGCGAGCTGGACGCCGTCTACGTGATCAGCTCGATCTTCAGGTCGGCCATGTCCGCCCCGCCGGTGTCCCGTCTGTTGCTGCCCGTACAGGCGGAGCCCGGGGCCAAGTCCACGGCCGACGCGTTCATCCTATCTCCCTCCGCCGGTGACATTCTGGAGGGCCTGCTTCCCGCCTACGTCCGAAACACCGTGTATCGGTCGCTCGTGGAGAATGCCGCGGCCGAGCAAGGTGCTCGACGCACGGCGATGAAGAACGCGACAGACAAAGCGGGCGAGATGCTCGAGTCGCTCACACGCACGTACAACCGGGCGCGCCAAGCCCAGATCACGCAGGAAATCGCGGAGATCGTGGGTGGCGCCGCCGCTCTCGAATAG
- a CDS encoding ATP-grasp domain-containing protein produces the protein MSLVLIAGTPGPAELSAARALWRDGDVCDLIWERPLGARSWSRSVRRWHASRPAFADPLGYMADVRDRVAGDGHDVVLPYGLPAYYAAVHHRHLLEGKAASLLPSVESFRIANDKASTGELCRDLGISVPRSFTPEDEGDVRALAREARFPLIVKPRSGSATGLRVVQTADELLAAVQTLMQRRARGAAERFEAPLVQEFISGHLHDACAVWHDARPLATLTQVRQVMVPVYGGVGAVNVTTDNPTVRELAHRVLGALQWSGPAQVEFRHDPRSGEYHLIEINPKFWGTLALSIHAGLNFPVLAREAALGRVPTREPTYRVGVRRRFTFPRAREASLQLKALLGRSAATVPGGTAASYGDIDWLDPVPDLMRVREWQRGRGEAQRRAMELDSALRPLITPPEQPWAGLGKGRARAL, from the coding sequence GTGTCGCTTGTCCTCATCGCCGGTACTCCGGGGCCGGCCGAGCTTTCGGCGGCGCGTGCGCTGTGGCGGGACGGTGACGTCTGTGATCTGATCTGGGAGCGCCCGCTGGGCGCTCGGTCCTGGAGCCGCAGCGTCCGACGCTGGCATGCCTCCCGACCCGCCTTCGCAGACCCGCTGGGCTACATGGCGGATGTCAGGGACCGGGTTGCCGGCGACGGTCATGACGTCGTGCTCCCCTATGGCCTTCCGGCCTACTACGCGGCGGTGCACCACCGCCACCTGCTCGAAGGGAAGGCCGCCTCGCTCCTCCCCTCCGTGGAGTCGTTCCGGATCGCCAATGACAAGGCGAGCACGGGCGAGCTCTGTCGCGACCTAGGGATCTCCGTTCCCCGGAGCTTCACTCCCGAGGACGAAGGTGACGTCCGGGCCTTGGCACGCGAGGCGCGCTTCCCGCTTATCGTCAAGCCGCGAAGCGGGTCGGCAACAGGCCTCCGCGTCGTGCAGACGGCCGATGAGTTGCTCGCTGCAGTTCAGACGCTGATGCAGCGGAGGGCCCGCGGTGCCGCGGAACGCTTCGAGGCTCCGCTCGTCCAGGAGTTCATCTCGGGACATCTGCACGATGCCTGCGCCGTGTGGCACGATGCCCGTCCGCTCGCGACCTTGACCCAGGTCCGGCAGGTGATGGTGCCGGTCTATGGCGGGGTCGGTGCCGTCAACGTCACGACCGACAACCCGACAGTGCGGGAGCTGGCGCACCGCGTCCTCGGCGCGCTGCAGTGGTCGGGGCCCGCCCAGGTGGAGTTCCGTCATGATCCTCGCAGCGGCGAATACCACCTGATCGAGATCAATCCGAAGTTCTGGGGGACGTTGGCCCTCTCGATCCACGCCGGGCTCAATTTCCCTGTGCTTGCCCGCGAGGCGGCGTTGGGGCGCGTCCCTACGCGTGAGCCGACCTACCGGGTGGGGGTACGTCGGCGGTTCACCTTTCCCCGGGCCCGGGAGGCCTCCCTCCAACTGAAGGCGCTGCTGGGCCGGAGCGCCGCGACGGTGCCTGGGGGGACAGCGGCTTCGTACGGGGATATCGACTGGCTCGACCCGGTGCCTGACCTGATGCGGGTGCGGGAGTGGCAACGAGGTCGCGGAGAGGCCCAGCGTCGAGCCATGGAGCTGGATTCGGCGCTCCGGCCGCTCATCACGCCGCCCGAGCAGCCCTGGGCCGGTCTGGGCAAGGGTCGGGCTCGGGCGCTCTGA
- the atpF gene encoding F0F1 ATP synthase subunit B: MKNLKRTAAVLALVAWPTALSAQDASGWDRLFSVDWGLSFWTVLTFGALLFVLTRFAWKPLLSALDAREARIRATIEDARRLKEESETLLEENRLQLAEARREAQRIVAESREAAERVRKDIEEKARLEGQTLLERARRDIEHERDAAIEALRKESVELALSAASKLIQRNLDSESDRALVMDYLSRISKSQGAEA; encoded by the coding sequence ATGAAGAACCTGAAAAGAACCGCCGCCGTCTTGGCGCTGGTCGCTTGGCCGACCGCACTGAGCGCGCAGGATGCGAGTGGGTGGGACAGGCTGTTCAGCGTCGATTGGGGATTGTCCTTCTGGACGGTGCTCACCTTCGGGGCGCTGCTCTTCGTGCTCACGCGCTTCGCCTGGAAGCCGCTGCTCTCAGCGCTCGACGCGCGCGAGGCTCGCATCCGCGCGACCATCGAAGACGCGCGGCGGCTGAAGGAAGAGAGCGAAACGCTCCTCGAGGAGAACCGCCTGCAGCTGGCCGAAGCCCGACGCGAAGCACAGCGCATCGTGGCCGAGAGCCGCGAGGCCGCCGAGCGCGTGCGCAAGGACATCGAAGAGAAGGCCCGGCTGGAGGGTCAGACCCTCCTCGAGCGGGCCCGTCGTGACATCGAGCACGAGCGTGACGCGGCCATCGAGGCGCTCCGCAAGGAGTCCGTGGAGCTGGCCCTTTCGGCGGCTTCCAAGCTGATCCAGCGCAACCTGGACTCCGAGTCCGATCGCGCGTTGGTCATGGACTATCTGAGCCGGATCTCGAAGAGTCAGGGAGCGGAGGCGTGA
- a CDS encoding PHP domain-containing protein, with product MRIDLHMHSTASDGQFAPEQVAQFARDGRLDLIALADHDTTAGVAAATAAGAELSVEVIPAVEMSSTHEERDLHILGYFVDPAAPVLLEHADRARTFRESRMVRIIERLARQDVHVTIEAVRVIAGADERRKSIGRPHLARALLDAGYVATVQEAFDRFISDDHEAFVPTALQSPAEAIARIHEAGGVAVWAHPPRESMESLLPGFVRDGLEGLEVYRPTHSREYQAQLEQAAGRHGLVMTGGSDWHGTKDGTLGTFYVEAPEIAEFLARRGL from the coding sequence ATGCGGATCGACCTCCACATGCACTCGACGGCTTCGGACGGCCAATTCGCTCCGGAGCAGGTAGCCCAGTTCGCGCGCGACGGTCGCCTGGACCTGATTGCGTTGGCGGACCACGACACGACTGCGGGCGTGGCGGCCGCCACCGCGGCCGGTGCCGAGCTATCCGTCGAGGTCATCCCCGCCGTGGAGATGTCCAGCACCCACGAGGAGCGCGACCTTCACATTCTCGGGTATTTCGTGGACCCGGCTGCGCCCGTTCTGTTGGAGCACGCAGACCGGGCCCGTACGTTCCGCGAGAGCCGCATGGTCCGCATCATCGAGCGTCTGGCGCGCCAGGACGTGCACGTGACCATCGAAGCCGTACGGGTCATCGCGGGAGCGGACGAGCGCCGCAAGAGCATCGGCCGTCCCCACCTGGCCAGGGCGTTGCTGGACGCGGGGTACGTGGCCACGGTCCAGGAGGCGTTCGACCGCTTCATCTCCGATGACCACGAGGCGTTCGTGCCCACGGCCCTGCAGTCCCCGGCCGAAGCCATTGCGCGCATCCACGAGGCAGGCGGCGTAGCCGTCTGGGCCCATCCGCCCCGCGAGAGCATGGAGTCCCTGCTCCCTGGGTTCGTCCGCGACGGTTTGGAAGGCCTCGAGGTCTACCGCCCCACCCACTCTCGAGAGTATCAAGCCCAACTGGAGCAGGCGGCCGGGCGGCACGGGCTCGTGATGACCGGCGGATCGGATTGGCACGGCACCAAGGACGGGACGCTGGGGACCTTCTACGTCGAAGCGCCCGAGATCGCGGAGTTCTTGGCGAGGCGGGGTCTGTAG
- the atpA gene encoding F0F1 ATP synthase subunit alpha → MATADSQLRASEIKGVLLKEIERYDEQLQAEEIGEVLEVKDGIARVYGLTKAMTSEMLEIVSSETGEAVTALALNLEEDNIGAVILGDWTGLREGDQVRRTGRVLDLPVGEGYVGRVVNPLGEAIDGKGAIAAETRRAMDIVAPGIVKRQPVKEPLQTGIKAIDSMIPIGRGQRELIIGDRGTGKTAIAIDTIINQKDTGVICIYCAIGQRAGKVANVVEILREQGAMAYTIVVAASASDPAPMQYIAPYSATALAEHFMWQGKHTLVIYDDLSKQAQAYRQLSLVLRRPPGREAYPGDVFYLHSRLLERASKLSDEHGGGSLTALPIIETQGGDVSAYIPTNVISITDGQIFLEPDLFYAGVRPAVNVGISVSRVGGNAQIKAMKKVAGRLRLDLAQYRAMEAFAQFGSDLDAATQRQLARGQRTIEVLKQPQYQPMPVQNQVAIIYAVTNGYLDTVDVSDVKEWEHGFHDYMAAQAPGLLSGIRSSGQLTDELEKELIEVIGSYQAAFQARNG, encoded by the coding sequence ATGGCAACCGCGGATTCCCAGCTCCGGGCGAGCGAGATCAAGGGCGTTCTGCTCAAAGAGATCGAGCGCTACGACGAGCAGCTCCAGGCCGAGGAGATCGGCGAGGTGCTGGAGGTAAAGGACGGGATCGCGCGGGTCTACGGCCTGACCAAGGCCATGACCAGCGAGATGCTCGAGATCGTCTCGAGCGAGACCGGCGAGGCGGTGACCGCCCTGGCCCTGAACCTCGAGGAAGACAACATCGGCGCCGTCATCCTCGGAGACTGGACGGGGCTGCGTGAGGGAGACCAGGTGCGGCGCACCGGACGCGTGCTGGACCTGCCCGTGGGTGAGGGCTACGTCGGGCGCGTGGTCAACCCCTTGGGCGAGGCGATCGACGGCAAGGGCGCGATCGCCGCGGAGACGCGCCGGGCCATGGACATCGTCGCTCCCGGAATCGTCAAGCGTCAGCCAGTGAAGGAGCCCCTGCAGACGGGGATCAAGGCGATCGACTCGATGATCCCGATCGGACGGGGGCAGCGCGAGCTGATCATCGGCGACCGCGGAACGGGCAAGACCGCCATCGCTATCGACACCATCATCAACCAGAAGGACACGGGCGTCATCTGCATCTACTGCGCGATCGGTCAGCGCGCGGGCAAGGTGGCCAACGTGGTCGAGATCCTGCGCGAGCAGGGAGCGATGGCCTACACCATCGTGGTGGCGGCCAGCGCCTCCGATCCGGCTCCCATGCAGTACATCGCGCCCTACTCGGCTACGGCGTTGGCAGAGCACTTCATGTGGCAGGGCAAGCACACGCTGGTCATCTACGACGACTTGTCGAAGCAAGCCCAGGCCTACCGTCAGCTGTCCCTGGTGCTGCGCCGGCCTCCGGGCCGCGAAGCGTACCCCGGGGACGTGTTCTACCTGCACAGCCGGCTCCTGGAGCGGGCTTCCAAGCTCTCCGACGAGCATGGCGGCGGCTCCTTGACGGCCTTGCCCATCATCGAGACGCAGGGCGGGGACGTCTCCGCCTACATTCCTACGAACGTGATCTCGATCACCGACGGGCAGATCTTCCTGGAGCCCGATCTGTTCTACGCCGGCGTGCGACCTGCCGTGAACGTCGGGATCTCCGTGTCGCGTGTGGGCGGCAACGCGCAGATCAAGGCGATGAAGAAGGTCGCGGGGCGTCTTCGCCTCGACCTGGCGCAGTACCGTGCCATGGAGGCATTCGCTCAGTTCGGCTCCGACCTCGACGCGGCCACCCAGCGCCAGCTGGCGCGGGGCCAGCGCACGATCGAGGTGCTGAAGCAGCCGCAGTACCAGCCGATGCCGGTGCAGAACCAGGTCGCCATCATCTATGCCGTGACCAACGGATACCTGGACACGGTGGACGTCAGCGACGTCAAGGAATGGGAGCACGGCTTCCATGACTACATGGCGGCACAGGCGCCCGGGCTGCTCTCAGGGATCCGGTCTTCCGGTCAGTTGACCGATGAGCTGGAGAAGGAGCTGATCGAGGTGATCGGCTCGTATCAGGCCGCCTTCCAGGCGCGCAACGGTTAG
- the atpC gene encoding ATP synthase F1 subunit epsilon: MADLMLRVRVVSPEQIVFEGDAASIVAPAWDGRMGVLPRHAPLIAALGAGELAIDLPGGGSQRFHIAGGLIRVQNDDVIVLTDHVGEGVATVPA, translated from the coding sequence ATGGCGGACCTGATGTTGCGCGTCCGCGTGGTCTCTCCCGAGCAGATCGTCTTCGAGGGTGACGCGGCTTCGATCGTGGCGCCAGCCTGGGACGGGCGTATGGGGGTGTTGCCCCGGCACGCGCCTCTGATTGCGGCGCTCGGTGCGGGTGAGCTCGCGATCGATCTTCCCGGAGGGGGCAGCCAGCGGTTCCATATCGCCGGAGGGCTCATTCGTGTCCAGAACGACGATGTCATCGTTCTGACCGATCACGTCGGCGAGGGAGTGGCTACGGTCCCGGCCTAG
- a CDS encoding ATP synthase F0 subunit C gives MLTAVQEGAANLDPVTAKNYLALLGAGIGAGLAVIGAGLGIGRIGDGATQGIARQPEAANDIRGLAILLAAFVEGAALFAIVVAALFKFIN, from the coding sequence ATGCTGACCGCGGTCCAGGAAGGCGCGGCGAACCTCGATCCCGTCACGGCCAAGAACTACCTGGCCCTGCTCGGTGCCGGCATCGGCGCGGGTCTGGCGGTGATCGGAGCTGGCCTCGGTATCGGCCGGATCGGTGACGGCGCGACCCAGGGTATCGCGCGCCAGCCCGAGGCGGCCAACGACATCCGCGGACTCGCGATTCTGCTCGCCGCCTTCGTTGAAGGCGCGGCACTCTTCGCGATCGTGGTGGCGGCGCTGTTCAAGTTCATCAACTAG